One genomic segment of Carassius carassius chromosome 21, fCarCar2.1, whole genome shotgun sequence includes these proteins:
- the LOC132097747 gene encoding G-protein coupled receptor 61-like yields MEHTAAFNTTWNITHTTSWRPNTTQPSASGLSEPRDGHLLQTLGLCTMLLLDVLAIVGNLAVMTVIARTPRLRKFVFVFHLCLVDLIAALVLMPLGMLSGQGFFNKALCQGYLCLSVGLISAAILTISAINIERYYYVVHPMRYEVKMTVGLVVSVLIGIWIKAILMSAFPLLGWVLDTEEPGMAVGKVMGKIVEPKCCSLYWMEEGPQRLVFMVLFTLMYFLCPVLIIFVVYCNMFKVARVAAMQQGPVPTWMETPRPRSESLSSYSSMAASLSGARTTPQRTFSGGKAAVVLVAVGGQFLGCWLPYFSFHLYCAVMPSSNKSLAHMAQLEDVFTWIGYFCFTSNPFFYGFLNRQIREELARNLAFVFKWGHPGEEEQLPSREASIEENFLQFLQGTGMRPRNSQSISIPQQEEDNPLSTELHQPSVDFHIPGQIMEETSEFIEHQHINDLNISDNCIKTKSEMQG; encoded by the coding sequence ATGGAGCATACAGCCGCCTTCAACACAACGTGGAACATCACCCACACCACCTCTTGGCGTCCAAACACAACCCAGCCTAGCGCCTCAGGACTGAGTGAGCCCAGAGATGGACACCTCTTGCAAACGCTCGGCCTGTGCACCATGCTCCTGCTGGACGTACTAGCTATAGTGGGCAACTTAGCTGTAATGACAGTCATCGCCAGGACACCGCGACTACGTAAATTTGTGTTCGTCTTCCATCTCTGCCTGGTGGATCTCATCGCGGCCCTGGTGTTAATGCCTCTGGGTATGCTGTCAGGTCAGGGCTTTTTCAACAAGGCTCTTTGTCAGGGTTACTTGTGTCTGAGCGTGGGACTGATCAGTGCTGCTATCCTCACTATCTCAGCTATCAACATCGAGAGATACTACTACGTCGTTCATCCCATGCGCTATGAGGTGAAAATGACTGTAGGGTTGGTGGTTTCAGTTCTGATTGGAATATGGATCAAAGCCATCCTCATGTCCGCGTTCCCTTTACTCGGCTGGGTGCTCGATACAGAGGAGCCGGGAATGGCTGTGGGGAAAGTTATGGGGAAAATCGTTGAACCAAAGTGCTGCTCGCTTTACTGGATGGAGGAAGGGCCCCAACGACTGGTATTCATGGTCCTTTTTACCCTGATGTACTTCCTATGTCCTGTCCTCATCATCTTTGTGGTGTACTGCAACATGTTTAAGGTGGCCAGGGTTGCTGCCATGCAGCAAGGGCCAGTCCCCACTTGGATGGAGACTCCCAGGCCACGCTCTGAATCTCTGAGCAGCTACTCCAGCATGGCAGCCAGCCTCAGCGGAGCTCGAACTACCCCCCAGAGGACTTTCAGTGGGGGCAAGGCTGCGGTTGTCCTAGTCGCCGTAGGAGGTCAGTTCCTTGGGTGCTGGCTGCCTTATTTCTCCTTCCACCTGTACTGCGCCGTCATGCCGTCCTCTAACAAATCCCTCGCACACATGGCCCAGCTGGAGGATGTCTTCACTTGGATTGGGTACTTCTGTTTCACCTCCAATCCTTTTTTCTACGGCTTTCTGAATCGGCAGATCAGGGAAGAGCTGGCCAGAAACCTGGCCTTCGTTTTTAAGTGGGGGCATCCTGGTGAAGAAGAACAGCTGCCCAGTCGAGAGGCTTCTATTGAGGAGAACTTTCTCCAGTTTCTTCAGGGCACAGGTATGCGGCCAAGGAATTCCCAAAGCATCTCCATCCCTCAACAGGAGGAGGACAATCCTCTCTCCACCGAGCTCCACCAGCCATCTGTTGACTTCCACATTCCTGGCCAGATCATGGAGGAGACCTCGGAGTTCATAGAGCACCAACACATAAATGACCTTAATATATCAGACAATTGTATCAAGACAAAATCGGAAATGCAAGGTTGA